TCGAGCATGGCGGGCGAGTTGTCGAGCCCGACCAGCGTCACCTGCTGCGGCAGCGCGTCGAGCAGCGCCAGCGTCGTCCCGGTCGAACAGCCGATGTCGTAGATGTTGGTCCCGTCGGCGGCGAAATCGCCCGCCAACTGGGCCAGCATGCGCTGCATCTCGCCGTAGAACGGCACCGAGCGCTCGAGCATGTCGTCGAACACCGACGCCGTCTCGGCATTGAAGCTGAAATCGGCGACCGGCCGCTCGGCCTCTTGGAACAGTTGATCGCGCTCACGGCGCCTGGCGCTTGGCATCGGGCCTCTTTCTTCTCGACGAGCTCGCCCGCGGCCGCCGCCTGCGCGCAGCCGTCTCCCTCGAGGGTAGGGCCCACTTATCCGCATCCCGCCATGCCGGCAAGCGACCCAGGCGCCGGCGCCGCGAATTGTGAGCCGGAGGTGAGAGTGGCGCGCCCGGTTGCCCGGCGCCGGCGCGCAAGGTACGTTCCCGCCCCGTGGACCCCGAGCCCCCCTCCGCGCCGCTGACGACGCGCTGATGGAGTCCGTCACCTACCTGCTGATCCTGCTCGTCTGCCTGGTCGGATCGGCCTTCTTCTCCGGCAGCGAGACGGCGCTGCTGCGCATCCGCGGCGCCGACCTCGAGGAAGACGTCAAGCGCCCCACGGGCCCCGCCGTGCTGGCGGCGCGGGAGCTGCTGCACTCGATCCAGCGCCTGCTGGTCACCGTCCTGCTGGGCAACAACATCGTCAACACGCTCGGCGCCGCGGTCGCCTCCGCGTTGGCCGTTCGCTACCTCGGCGACTCCTGGGGCATCGTCGTCGCGACCGTGGTCATGACCCTGATGACCTTCGTCTTCGGCGAGGTGATGCCGAAGGCCTTCGCCGCCACGCACCCCAAGCGCGTCGCCTACCTCGTCGCCCTGCCCCTCTATCTCCTGCACCAGCTTCTGCGGCCGCTGCACGTGCTCTACGACCGCGTCGTCGATCCCCTCGTCGAGCGCCTCGCCGGCGGCGCCGACACGGCGCCGCAGATGAGCTCGGTCGAGGAGCTGATGCGCCTGGCGCGCGGCGCCGAGGCGCAGACCACGACCGGCGACCGCCCGATCGGCATCATCGCCGCGGCGGCGCGCGCGGTCGACATGACGGTGGCCGACATCATGGTGCCGCGCACCGAGGTGGTGGCGTATTCGGTCGACACCCCGACCGCGGACCTGCTGAAGAGCGTGCTCGAGGAAGGCTA
This is a stretch of genomic DNA from bacterium. It encodes these proteins:
- a CDS encoding HlyC/CorC family transporter; its protein translation is MESVTYLLILLVCLVGSAFFSGSETALLRIRGADLEEDVKRPTGPAVLAARELLHSIQRLLVTVLLGNNIVNTLGAAVASALAVRYLGDSWGIVVATVVMTLMTFVFGEVMPKAFAATHPKRVAYLVALPLYLLHQLLRPLHVLYDRVVDPLVERLAGGADTAPQMSSVEELMRLARGAEAQTTTGDRPIGIIAAAARAVDMTVADIMVPRTEVVAYSVDTPTADLLKSVLEEGYTRVPIYEGSIDRVLGVAHLKDLVELVRDSKADLRRILRPVLQVPERKRILELLTDMQNAFVHFAIVKDEFGVTLGIVTQEDILEELVGEIRDEFDRDELLTIREVAPGRYQALGRVKVRDFNRQTNWKVPAESGDTLAGLVFNTLGRTPRRGESIHVPGYEIVVADLSRNRVTQVQIIEKPPQTEATAAT